Part of the Hevea brasiliensis isolate MT/VB/25A 57/8 chromosome 16, ASM3005281v1, whole genome shotgun sequence genome is shown below.
CGCGCTCGgaatgtctgacaatggggggctagccaaaacctcgcccaccggagacttttccagaacagtCCATTCGGCGAAATTTGCAGACTcgatcaactgtcgaatttccgcgaatcgagaatacctacacgaagcccataacacgggggttagtacataaatttttcagaattttctaagctcatttaatgctcgaaaatacactgcggttcgtgggacccaccaaaaacggtgtcggaaaaattcaaaatttatgtcgctaagctctcgacgaatggagcgtctttggtggcctcggttttcgtgGATTCACGGtttgaaatctagcccgaaagtcgaaatcggctaaaaacttcccgaggtAAATACCGACAAACCGCTCGTACGATTTCGGCGTTctaggtgtctatggaaagctcgccgagtagatgattttggacacaagaccggtcAATTGGTGGCCGATCGGCGATTTGGTGGCGGCTAGGggcggagaggagagagaaacgggagagaaaagagagagggacgacgcgcgcgggagaagaaaaaggaagaaggaaaagggccggtccgattcgaccggtccgatccggtccggttcgattcggccggttcgattcgaaatacaaaattttgaatttttactctgtctcgggaccgaaaacgaggtccaaaaattctgaaaaaattccataaaactcagaaaaatacgtagactccaaatatatttttagttttgccacgtggtctttaaattaatttttaaaaatcatcaaagtttatattttcgaaaaatcgaacccgatttttaaaatccgaaaaatctcaaaaaaattcctaaaattcaaataaaattaaaatactaaaaatactcataaataataaaattttggggtgttacaaaaattatgttaatatattaattaattaaaatttagttaTTTTAGTTAGTTCAATTATCAAATCAAAGATAACTGAAttaagaataaaaaattaaaaatttttattattatttataaaaaattaaactaatctaaaattatttttatcaaaataatcGAATTTCACcagtttaattatattatttgattataattgaataatacatacttttaattattttttataatataaataatttttaattattagaattaaaaaaaaacttatgagtttaaaatattattaaatttaaaataacataAATTGATCTTGATTTTGTTTTTATATACTCCGTTTTTTTTTCCattgataaaattatttacattGTTAGTTATTTAAAATTGATGTGACGAGTCGTGTGTATGTCACTATGTCgttattattatttaatgttTGATAATAGTTTGAATCAGATCTTTTAACGGAAATATAATGACGTTGACTGTGGAGTGAAAGACGGAGGAGCGACCGAGGGAGGTAAAAAGGAGGGTAGTGGGGGAATAGAAAGGTCCACGTTTACTCGTCTCTTCATTCGCGCATTTGATTGCGCTTCTCTCTCTGCATTTCCTTTTCACTTCTTTAagcatcctttttcatctttgcAAGATAAGTATTTCAATTCCTTTCATCACACTGTTCATCAATTGAATTTAGTTTAAAATCTGTGAAGTCCAAGTacttttgttatttttataatttatttggtaataacttaaaatattatttaataatatttactaaaaatttaatattttaatatttaaatttatttattaacataATTACAAACAGAGCCTGTGAAATAGACAAAGCAGGTAGGAATGGAATGAGGAATTGTGTTTGAAATTGTATTCGTTGGTTCAATTCCACAAAGAGAGACCTAATTTACTTTTTGTTTTCAAACGATTAGTGCGCCTATAACGCAGACGACTTCGATGGGCAGCTTTCCACCAGGATTAATCGCCCACGTTTTGTTTCAACTGTGTTTGCGCCTTCTGATTCTCAAGCAAGGATGCGGATGCCACCATCAAAGGATTGTACATACCAATTCTATTTTCCAGTCAAACTTTCCTTGCGTGCTTTCACATCTTTTACTTCTTTTATTATATAAACCTTAAATTATATGTTGATAAACCTATAATTCTTATCCTGAAAATTATATGGGCTGGAGATGGCTGAGGCAGGCTATCATCCATAAATCAAAACTTGTGTGGGTATTGTTGGACCATAACTCATGGGCCCAAGGTGTGTCGTCCCTTGTAAGCTTGAACAAAAAACTAATGTGCATGAGCTCCTCTCTCGTTGAGCCTAAGTCCACTAACGTTTTCGTACCAGGCCCATTCTATATTTTACTCTGAATCTCTCGAGAGTCAACACTATAGGAAAAAAAAAGGTAATTCTATACACCCaatcaattaataatttttattttaactaaaattatggTAGGATTCACTTAAAAATATGCTCGTGGTCCAAAAACGACACAGAAAATGGCAGAACGTGAAATACCTCCATAGTTCACAACCATTATGCCATTAATGTACAAAAGCTGCTCTCTGGTTTAGCCCAACTACATTGACGTTTTGTATCTGTGCTAGGCTCGGGTTCCCAGATGCCAATAACCATACTGCTAGTGCGAGGTACGCACTAAGCATCCAACGGCTAAACAACTGGTAGAAATGACATGTCCCTACTTATTTCACAATGTCAAAAGTATCATGTCATACTAGGCCTTAGTTGATTCAATGTTCACACAACAGAAGCTTTGTATGCTTTGAGCAGCCAATTTTCTCCAGATTCTTAAACCATGGGGTAAGCTTTTCGAGATTCGTACTGTTTTGTTGGAGTGGTGCTCACAGATTCTGTGATTTTTGTTGCAATTAAGGACTCATATATTGCAGCCGCAGGCTTTTGGTGATAATTATTCCATTTTAATTATGTCCCACGGACCATGAAGTATTGCTTCATTAATCTCATACAATGTCTTGCACCCATTGTAATGAAAAATGAAGAAGCAAGAAGAAGAAGTTTATAGCCAAAAATGGAAATGTTCAGTGTCACTTTCTAATctgttagaacatcatttttacATCCTTGTCCCTTTTCTGATAATTGCTGTATGTCTCTTATGTACATTCATAGGTTAGTTAGTAAGACGAGACCCTGATGTGTAGCCCATTTGGTGCTTCAACTCTTGGAAATTTCATTAGTGCGTCTCCCCCAACTTCTTCCCATCTGCAAGTACAACAATAACCCAAATTAGTCCTGTTCATTTGATACCCATCAAGGGGGGATTAAAATTTTAATGGGTTCTGTAATTTACCTGTATCTAGTTACAAAGTAGTGAAGGAAAGTAGAAATTTCTGCTATTCCTAGTTCCTTTCCAGGACACTGCCTGGTACCTCCTCCAAAAATGAAAAGATAGTTTTGAGACTCCAAGCGGCTCTTATCCTACAATTGGCAGACAAAGCTACATTAGTCACTTGGAAGGAAACCATGGATAAATAGGCAAAGAGATAATGATTAAGAGTCACTAACCAGCCATCTCCATGGGTTGAAGGATAATGGCTCTAGATATAAAAAGGGATCATAGTTTATCTCCCTAGTATACACATAGATTCTCCATCCTTTTGGAATCACAAATCCTAAAAGTAACAGAGAGAAATAAAAACAGTGATTAGCCAATGTTAAGAACACATTAAGGATCTAGATTTTTTTGCGATGAACCTTGATTTAACCATGGCCCACCAACTTATCAAAACACTAATACAAaagagggggagagagagagttCCCTACTCTGTCAATCTGAGCTTCTTATATTTAGAAAGATGGGAACATTCTTGACATTAAAAAGCTTCCTTTCTtgtcaaaaataatttaaacaagGTTCGGGGCAACAAAGGAGTGGCCTAGCTGGATTGGTAGGTATGCTATGTAAATCAAAATAGTAAGGTCCACCAAGGAGGGAAGATATATGATAGCATTTCATGACATGTTATTACATTATTTTGTATTGACAAAGTTCTGAAGAACAGCTGCAAAAAGGTTTCTTGAGCCCATAAAGACAACAAGAAGCCACTACGAACtttttagtttttaaattaattaattctcaCCATTTAGTTCCATTTCTTCCGTAGTCTTCCTCAAAACCCCATTAACAATTGTAGCCAGTCTTGAGGTCTCAAAAATCACCTGCACGGCAAAAAACATGACAGATCAAAATCATATTCAACTTTTCTTTATCAACCAATCAGAAAATTTGAATATGCTCAAGAATTCTAGATCTCTTACCGCACGAGTAAAACACATAGATTTAAGGTCAGTCAAGTTAATTGGATCCTCaggccttttcttttctttaattgcTAAATGCTCTTTCTGCATATATTCAACATTCAATCAATGCCACCGTCGTGTAAACAGTATTAATAAAAACCAAGattcttttttttctctctctctcaacttacTCTTAGTTCTTGAAGAACTCTCGGGTGATCATGCAAATACTTGACTGCCATCATTGACGTAGTAGAAACTGTTTCATATCCCGAGTACAAAATGGTGATTATTTGATCAATTATTTCTTCATCAGTTAATTTGTATCTACTTTCTTCACTTTTCATCAGGCAACCAAGCATGTCCTGATGAGTTTCTTTTGATGCCCTTCTCTCTTCTATTAGTTGTCTCAACATGCTTACAATATTCTTCCTAGCCTGTATAACATGAACACTTAACTACCGGACATAGTaacaaaattttcagaaaacGCTAGATAtgtgaataaaataaaaaatcagcaaaatttacctgaattccTCGACTATAATTTGTGCCAGGAACGTCAATCGGCAATGACAGAGTGCCTAAAACCAGCTTGAAAAACTCAGGCATAAATGCTTGAGATATTGTGCTAGAATCACTGCCAGCAATTTGCTTGAGAGAGGAGAGAAGTGCCATCTGCATAAAATAATGGAACCACATTTACATTAGAAAACTTAGATTAAGTTTCTGGTTATATATCAATAATCTAATATGCACCTCTTTAGTTTTCAGTTGGATGTCAATAATTTTGTTATCCCAATCGCTGAGATGGATTCTCATAAACTCATCAATTGTGGGCAAAAGTTGTTCTCTGATCATGGTAGGGCTAATAAGGCTAAGAAGTGCCCCTCTCATGTACTTGTGAGTGGAGCCATGAACTGCTGCAATGTTGCATTTGCCTAAGATATCTAACATGGACTGAGGGTAACCAGGAACAAGCCCTTTTGCCTCGTTCATGAGAATGTATCTATTGAGGTCTGGATCCATGGAAACAATAGTAGGACAGCCAAGAATGTGGGATTTGAAAACACTGCCATacctataatttaaaaaaaaaaataaaacacaagattAATTAAAGGAACATATATATTAGACCATCTTAAAGTAATTTACAAGAAAACCCTTTATAACTGTTCTAACTAACAGCCATAGTTTGATGAGAACTGGGCTTTTGTTATTATAACCATCTTTTGTGGGTTATCATGGACCAATCCCCAGCCTAAAGCGAAAAGGGAGATGGGATGTCGCCACCATAACTGATTgaagtgaaaaagaaaaagaaaagaaaagaaaaaaagaacgaTCGCTTTTCAAAACCATTTGTTAGTTCTCTAATGGGTTTTTAGCAGGCTATCTAAAAACAAGAAAAATCAGTAGCAAATGCAAATAGAAGAGCTTAAAAACTTAAAACTAGAAGTCACTTGAAAGTGATATCTAAGCAGTTGCAAAACTAAATTAATCACAAGCTATAAATTGAAGTcctttcagaaaaaaaaaaaaaaagaacacctTCGAATCCATAAAATATAAGAAACAGAACAGAAACAGAGAAGCATAGAATAACAGCCATAtatctaaagaaaaataaaaattaatgaaaataatcaCCTTGCTCTCTGGTTTTTCATGAAGTTTGGACCTTGCTTTAAAAACTCAGTAGTCTCTCCAAAAACTGGCCAGCCCATAGTACCAGGAGGCAAGCCTTTCTTCCTGTATCTCACCTCATTCCATCTCAACAAAGCAGAGGAGATACAGAGCAACAAGAGAAATATTACAAGAAACACCATGAAAAAAGCCATTGATGCTTCCAGAAAGACTCCAAGCCCACTCCACAAAGAGTTGTGAATGACTAAATGGTATGGGCTTAAGCTTGCTCTAGCTGAAGCTACTCAGAGCTCAGAAGGGAGCATATATATAGAGCTAGATCGGCCTTTGAACTAACAAGCATATATGTAGAGCGAGGAAGAGAGAAAGAATAGCCAAATGGACCAGACCATGCACCCTACAAGTGAGGGACCCTACTCTAATCCCTCAGGATAGTAAAAGCATTACAGAGAAAATTAAATGAGCGAAAATATTTTAACCCAACCCCAAAAAAACTTAACTGTGCCAACCACTTTGACTCAACACTCATGCAGAGATTTGAACTTAAGGAACAAATGTTTGTATTATGccaaaaaaaatattaacaaaaaagttaaaaagaaattaCATCTTTGTGGAGAGGGAGAATTGTTGATGAGGTGTATTGTTGAGTTCAAATAAATGaattgggtataaaaactggagAGAAAAGACTTAAGTAAAAAGGCATGAGAAGAGGCACATGCACAGCACCCCATTGGACCTAAAAGAAAAGGGCAGTACCTTTCACATGCCTGTCAACAAGATCTGTGCAACTTCAAATGGAATTACAAATACCACTGCAAGACAGGTTCCTAGTTACCATGTGAATAagtgaagagagagaaagagagtttTTGTAGAATTGTGGAATTAGACGGTtaggattaaaaattttataaaatttacattatATTACATAAAAgtacataaaattaataaaaaaaaattataaattggaTAAATCTAttggtttattttattttattttaatgaaaaataatccAATGAagccaaaaattaatttttttaaaaaaaaattaactaaattaaatcaaatcaattaaaaataaaattaaaacgatTTTTATTTACTCTTATTTTCTTGGGGGGTTTCTTGGTTCCACTCAAGCTGCAAGTTCGAAACTTGGACCAGCCCTTGACCCTTTGTAGTTTGAACTTTGAAGCTGTGGACTGTAATTCATAGAGAGCCATCGTATACTGTGCTAGTTTTCACCATTCTTTGGACCAACATTATCCCATGGACAGATAGACTTGCCACAAACGTAAACTTTTCCAACtacctattatttatttattataatttttattttttttaatattataaataattaatctta
Proteins encoded:
- the LOC110672384 gene encoding cytochrome P450 85A codes for the protein MAFFMVFLVIFLLLLCISSALLRWNEVRYRKKGLPPGTMGWPVFGETTEFLKQGPNFMKNQRARYGSVFKSHILGCPTIVSMDPDLNRYILMNEAKGLVPGYPQSMLDILGKCNIAAVHGSTHKYMRGALLSLISPTMIREQLLPTIDEFMRIHLSDWDNKIIDIQLKTKEMALLSSLKQIAGSDSSTISQAFMPEFFKLVLGTLSLPIDVPGTNYSRGIQARKNIVSMLRQLIEERRASKETHQDMLGCLMKSEESRYKLTDEEIIDQIITILYSGYETVSTTSMMAVKYLHDHPRVLQELRKEHLAIKEKKRPEDPINLTDLKSMCFTRAVIFETSRLATIVNGVLRKTTEEMELNGFVIPKGWRIYVYTREINYDPFLYLEPLSFNPWRWLDKSRLESQNYLFIFGGGTRQCPGKELGIAEISTFLHYFVTRYRWEEVGGDALMKFPRVEAPNGLHIRVSSY